A stretch of the Acyrthosiphon pisum isolate AL4f chromosome A2, pea_aphid_22Mar2018_4r6ur, whole genome shotgun sequence genome encodes the following:
- the LOC100164018 gene encoding hamartin isoform X1, which yields MIAMEVMELFTSLESNIPKEVEVVKHKFHEQFNIVKEPWLLNGMYDYFMSTGSQRAVEVLVAVREPHDKYLFDRLVDGLRSTNRLQALTLLGHVVKRQPTWLIKITNHHLLKELIKLLKSENEIITITSALLALNVLLTVIPALISSFLPDIFEGFSRLAAWNTSQKNKVPEIHLFHLQISLYVLFVQLYSMYPCSFVLYLKQQYSTPDLVFTHTIKPMIETMRMHPSLIVSSKDVETSVHRWKKMEQHDVVMECTRYTLLENGDRNYQNPSTWTNAGSNFSSALEILKSSIGATGDIISVNSVRDKELWSPMLYCGEFDKDTVKSIPTTPNIQNYYKPLMCNHNEHSPPEAAIEATPETTPIRDVLYQQSRLPSINSTVVRALNSFGLDNLPRRNSSTPNSQPSSPLKKEGFIFPTEDIQSQSLVRRVDRMIMERNQITDSIKDENNVRSESKPIAAQIQLPNNPEILQTGDDDIIECDQQSNGSPCQTYEGGLHMPDSTSLKEFVMSVRTRRRYHSQCTPEKTINVTGQSTDSSPKKGPEFSLLSVRRANSCPEIKKTNGSSISSGTSPLQEETEEDHHGDGINISNGHVTSLPKKKSKNDINITNVQTVSTQTDHILPYEHLFYSIFPAYNNDPNNIGGKNQQNIFNNQEDESLCLIEKYVRTSAIVLNHRHTAQSSDDVKLLQDQIALLTLQLQFERNRREVHAERNRRLLGKSRSSRAVDEHNSALKDQVLKLQIEIEDGTSGFEKLRQDSLKQVKDLKERVSHWQTECSKYQEETKEAKNKCLSLEQLYNGERLKTAEVTKQLSETKAELFNTLSELTIVQATANISKELKNTVINLQRELVMRGEMQSQQHDVVSHVNALRYDASNAMLSQESYKHNINELQNMLYHKSALLEASNARIADLELKLNNKNAFMQNGKCEIEKVKHQYNKKLSEVKEECRILKEIQCQNKEYKEEEESRKKFMEELPKFSSDLVMVDSNTSVSDQDANFRLSMMLADIGDNCDNIPVIPTTPK from the exons ATGATTGCTATGGAGGTAATGGAACTGTTCACATCGTTAGAATCCAACATTCCTAAAGAAGTAGAAGTTGTAAAACACAAATTTcatgaacaatttaatatcg taaaaGAACCATGGCTGTTAAATGGaatgtatgattattttatgtcaACTGGATCACAAAGAGCTGTAGAAGTATTAGTGGCTGTCAGGGAACCACATGACAAGTATCTTTttgatag GCTTGTTGATGGCTTACGAAGTACAAATCGTCTTCAAGCACTTACATTACTGGGTCACGTAGTAAAAAGACAACCAACATGGTTGATTAAAATTACAAACCATCATTTACTCAAGgaattaataaaacttttaaag tccgaaaatgaaataattactattactagTGCTTTACTTGCTCTTAATGTACTTTTGACTGTTATTCCTGCACTTATTTCTTCATTTCTACCTGATATTTTTGAAGGatttag TCGTTTGGCGGCTTGGAATACTTCTCAAAAAAACAAAGTTCCGGAAATACATTTATTCCATCttcaaatatcattatatgtattatttgttcagctatatagtatgtatccatgttcatttgttttatatttaaagcaaCAATATAGTACGCCTGATTTAGTTTTCACTCATACAATTAAA cccATGATAGAAACAATGCGTATGCATCCAAGTTTAATTGTAAGCAGCAAAGATGTGGAAACATCAGttcatag gtGGAAAAAAATGGAGCAACATGATGTTGTTATGGAATGTACAAGATATACTCTATTGGAAAATGGGGAtagaaattatcaaaatcctTCAACTTGGACAAATGCGGGGTCAAATTTTTCATCAGCTCTTG aaattttaaaatcaagtaTTGGAGCAACTGGAGATATTATTAGTGTTAATAGTGTCAGAGACAAAGAATTGTGGAGTCCAATGTTATATTGTGGTGAATTTGATAAAGATACTGTTAAATCTATTCCTACAACTCCAAATATACAg aATTACTATAAGCCATTGATGTGCAACCATAATGAACATTCACCTCCAGAAGCAGCTATCGAAGCCACCCCAGAAACAACTCCAATcagg GATGTTTTATATCAACAATCGAGGTTGCCATCTATAAACTCGACTGTAGTCAGAGCATTGAATTCATTTGGTTTAGACAATTTACCTAGACGTAATTCATCAACACCAAATTCTCAGCCTAGTTCGCCATTGAAAAAAGAAGGGTTTATTTTTCCTACCGAAGATATCCAATCACAGTCACTTGTTCGTAGAGTGGACAGAATGATAATGGAACGTAATCAG ataacAGATTCAATTAAAGATGAAAATAATGTACGTTCTGAATCAAAACCTATTGCAGCTCAAATTCAACTACCAAATAATCCTGAAATATTACAA aCTGGAGACGATGATATCATTGAATGTGATCAACAGAGTAATGGGTCACCATGTCAAACTTATGAGGGTGGATTACATATGCCTGATTCTACTTCTTTAAAAGAATTTGTAATGAGTGTTCGAACACGAAGACGTTATCATAGTCAATGTACTCCAGAGAAAACTATAAATGTTACtg GACAAAGTACTGATAGCAGCCCTAAAAAAGGACCGGAATTTTCATTACTTAGTGTTCGAAGAGCAAATTCATGTCCCGAGATTAAAAAAACCAATGGGAGTAGTATTTCTTCTGGCACTTCACCATTACAAGAAGAAACTGAAGAGGATCATCATGGAGatggtataaatattagtaatggCCATGTTACTTCACTACCA aaaaaaaaatcaaaaaatgatattaatataactaatgtACAGACGGTTTCCACTCAAACAGATCATATTTTACCTTATGAACATTTGTTTTATAGCATATTTCCTGCATATAATAATGATCCAAACAAta taggtggtaaaaatcaacaaaacatttttaataatcaagAAGATGAGTCTTTatgtttaattgaaaaatatgtgcGCACATCGGCAATAGTTCTTAATCATCGCCATACAGCACAATCTAGTGATGACGTCAAATTATTGCAAGACCAAATCGCTTTGTTAACATTACAATTACAGTTTGAACGTAACCGTAGAGAAGTTCATGCAGAACGAAATCGTAGACTTTTAGGTAAATCAAGAAGTAGTCGAGCTGTTGATGAACACAATTCTGCTCTG AAAGatcaagttttaaaattacagattGAAATTGAAGATGGAACTTCAGGGTTTGAAAAATTGAGGCAAGACTCATTAAAACAAGTTAAAGACCTTAAAGAGAGAGTATCACATTGGCAAACGGaa tGTTCAAAATATCAAGAGGAAACTAAAGAAGCTAAAAATAAATGCCTATCATTAGAACAGCTTTATAATGGGGAGAGACTGAAGACTGCTGAGGTTACTAAA CAATTATCTGAGACTAAAGCAGAGCTGTTCAACACTTTAAGTGAACTAACTATTGTGCAAGCAACCGCTAACATTAGTAAAGAACTAAAAAATACAGTGATAAATTTGCAACGCGAACTAGTCATGAGAGGTGAGATGCAATCTCAACAGCATGATGTTGTTTCTCATGTAAATGCTCTTAGATATGATGCCAGCAATGCTATGTTGAGTCAAGAatcatacaaacataatataaacg agcttcaaaatatgttataccatAAATCTGCATTGTTAGAAGCATCAAACGCCCGTATTGCTGATTtagaattgaaattaaataataagaatgcaTTTATGCAAAATGGTAAATGTGAAATAGAAAAGGTTAAACaccaatataacaaaaaattatcagAGGTAAAAGAAGAATGTAGAATTTTGAAAGAAATACAATGccaaaataaagaatataaagaagaagaagaatcaagaaaaaaatttatggAAGAACTACCTAAATTCAGCTCTGACTTGGTTATGGTGGACTCAAACACTTCAGTGAGTGATCAAGATGCAAACTTTAGGCTTAGTATGATGTTGGCGGATATTGGTGACAACTGTGACAACATCCCCGTTATACCTACAACTCCAAa GTAA
- the LOC100164018 gene encoding hamartin isoform X3 → MIAMEVMELFTSLESNIPKEVEVVKHKFHEQFNIVKEPWLLNGMYDYFMSTGSQRAVEVLVAVREPHDKYLFDRLVDGLRSTNRLQALTLLGHVVKRQPTWLIKITNHHLLKELIKLLKSENEIITITSALLALNVLLTVIPALISSFLPDIFEGFSRLAAWNTSQKNKVPEIHLFHLQISLYVLFVQLYSMYPCSFVLYLKQQYSTPDLVFTHTIKPMIETMRMHPSLIVSSKDVETSVHRWKKMEQHDVVMECTRYTLLENGDRNYQNPSTWTNAGSNFSSALEILKSSIGATGDIISVNSVRDKELWSPMLYCGEFDKDTVKSIPTTPNIQNYYKPLMCNHNEHSPPEAAIEATPETTPIRITDSIKDENNVRSESKPIAAQIQLPNNPEILQTGDDDIIECDQQSNGSPCQTYEGGLHMPDSTSLKEFVMSVRTRRRYHSQCTPEKTINVTGQSTDSSPKKGPEFSLLSVRRANSCPEIKKTNGSSISSGTSPLQEETEEDHHGDGINISNGHVTSLPKKKSKNDINITNVQTVSTQTDHILPYEHLFYSIFPAYNNDPNNIGGKNQQNIFNNQEDESLCLIEKYVRTSAIVLNHRHTAQSSDDVKLLQDQIALLTLQLQFERNRREVHAERNRRLLGKSRSSRAVDEHNSALKDQVLKLQIEIEDGTSGFEKLRQDSLKQVKDLKERVSHWQTECSKYQEETKEAKNKCLSLEQLYNGERLKTAEVTKQLSETKAELFNTLSELTIVQATANISKELKNTVINLQRELVMRGEMQSQQHDVVSHVNALRYDASNAMLSQESYKHNINELQNMLYHKSALLEASNARIADLELKLNNKNAFMQNGKCEIEKVKHQYNKKLSEVKEECRILKEIQCQNKEYKEEEESRKKFMEELPKFSSDLVMVDSNTSVSDQDANFRLSMMLADIGDNCDNIPVIPTTPK, encoded by the exons ATGATTGCTATGGAGGTAATGGAACTGTTCACATCGTTAGAATCCAACATTCCTAAAGAAGTAGAAGTTGTAAAACACAAATTTcatgaacaatttaatatcg taaaaGAACCATGGCTGTTAAATGGaatgtatgattattttatgtcaACTGGATCACAAAGAGCTGTAGAAGTATTAGTGGCTGTCAGGGAACCACATGACAAGTATCTTTttgatag GCTTGTTGATGGCTTACGAAGTACAAATCGTCTTCAAGCACTTACATTACTGGGTCACGTAGTAAAAAGACAACCAACATGGTTGATTAAAATTACAAACCATCATTTACTCAAGgaattaataaaacttttaaag tccgaaaatgaaataattactattactagTGCTTTACTTGCTCTTAATGTACTTTTGACTGTTATTCCTGCACTTATTTCTTCATTTCTACCTGATATTTTTGAAGGatttag TCGTTTGGCGGCTTGGAATACTTCTCAAAAAAACAAAGTTCCGGAAATACATTTATTCCATCttcaaatatcattatatgtattatttgttcagctatatagtatgtatccatgttcatttgttttatatttaaagcaaCAATATAGTACGCCTGATTTAGTTTTCACTCATACAATTAAA cccATGATAGAAACAATGCGTATGCATCCAAGTTTAATTGTAAGCAGCAAAGATGTGGAAACATCAGttcatag gtGGAAAAAAATGGAGCAACATGATGTTGTTATGGAATGTACAAGATATACTCTATTGGAAAATGGGGAtagaaattatcaaaatcctTCAACTTGGACAAATGCGGGGTCAAATTTTTCATCAGCTCTTG aaattttaaaatcaagtaTTGGAGCAACTGGAGATATTATTAGTGTTAATAGTGTCAGAGACAAAGAATTGTGGAGTCCAATGTTATATTGTGGTGAATTTGATAAAGATACTGTTAAATCTATTCCTACAACTCCAAATATACAg aATTACTATAAGCCATTGATGTGCAACCATAATGAACATTCACCTCCAGAAGCAGCTATCGAAGCCACCCCAGAAACAACTCCAATcagg ataacAGATTCAATTAAAGATGAAAATAATGTACGTTCTGAATCAAAACCTATTGCAGCTCAAATTCAACTACCAAATAATCCTGAAATATTACAA aCTGGAGACGATGATATCATTGAATGTGATCAACAGAGTAATGGGTCACCATGTCAAACTTATGAGGGTGGATTACATATGCCTGATTCTACTTCTTTAAAAGAATTTGTAATGAGTGTTCGAACACGAAGACGTTATCATAGTCAATGTACTCCAGAGAAAACTATAAATGTTACtg GACAAAGTACTGATAGCAGCCCTAAAAAAGGACCGGAATTTTCATTACTTAGTGTTCGAAGAGCAAATTCATGTCCCGAGATTAAAAAAACCAATGGGAGTAGTATTTCTTCTGGCACTTCACCATTACAAGAAGAAACTGAAGAGGATCATCATGGAGatggtataaatattagtaatggCCATGTTACTTCACTACCA aaaaaaaaatcaaaaaatgatattaatataactaatgtACAGACGGTTTCCACTCAAACAGATCATATTTTACCTTATGAACATTTGTTTTATAGCATATTTCCTGCATATAATAATGATCCAAACAAta taggtggtaaaaatcaacaaaacatttttaataatcaagAAGATGAGTCTTTatgtttaattgaaaaatatgtgcGCACATCGGCAATAGTTCTTAATCATCGCCATACAGCACAATCTAGTGATGACGTCAAATTATTGCAAGACCAAATCGCTTTGTTAACATTACAATTACAGTTTGAACGTAACCGTAGAGAAGTTCATGCAGAACGAAATCGTAGACTTTTAGGTAAATCAAGAAGTAGTCGAGCTGTTGATGAACACAATTCTGCTCTG AAAGatcaagttttaaaattacagattGAAATTGAAGATGGAACTTCAGGGTTTGAAAAATTGAGGCAAGACTCATTAAAACAAGTTAAAGACCTTAAAGAGAGAGTATCACATTGGCAAACGGaa tGTTCAAAATATCAAGAGGAAACTAAAGAAGCTAAAAATAAATGCCTATCATTAGAACAGCTTTATAATGGGGAGAGACTGAAGACTGCTGAGGTTACTAAA CAATTATCTGAGACTAAAGCAGAGCTGTTCAACACTTTAAGTGAACTAACTATTGTGCAAGCAACCGCTAACATTAGTAAAGAACTAAAAAATACAGTGATAAATTTGCAACGCGAACTAGTCATGAGAGGTGAGATGCAATCTCAACAGCATGATGTTGTTTCTCATGTAAATGCTCTTAGATATGATGCCAGCAATGCTATGTTGAGTCAAGAatcatacaaacataatataaacg agcttcaaaatatgttataccatAAATCTGCATTGTTAGAAGCATCAAACGCCCGTATTGCTGATTtagaattgaaattaaataataagaatgcaTTTATGCAAAATGGTAAATGTGAAATAGAAAAGGTTAAACaccaatataacaaaaaattatcagAGGTAAAAGAAGAATGTAGAATTTTGAAAGAAATACAATGccaaaataaagaatataaagaagaagaagaatcaagaaaaaaatttatggAAGAACTACCTAAATTCAGCTCTGACTTGGTTATGGTGGACTCAAACACTTCAGTGAGTGATCAAGATGCAAACTTTAGGCTTAGTATGATGTTGGCGGATATTGGTGACAACTGTGACAACATCCCCGTTATACCTACAACTCCAAa GTAA
- the LOC100164018 gene encoding hamartin isoform X2: MIAMEVMELFTSLESNIPKEVEVVKHKFHEQFNIVKEPWLLNGMYDYFMSTGSQRAVEVLVAVREPHDKYLFDRLVDGLRSTNRLQALTLLGHVVKRQPTWLIKITNHHLLKELIKLLKSENEIITITSALLALNVLLTVIPALISSFLPDIFEGFSRLAAWNTSQKNKVPEIHLFHLQISLYVLFVQLYSMYPCSFVLYLKQQYSTPDLVFTHTIKPMIETMRMHPSLIVSSKDVETSVHRWKKMEQHDVVMECTRYTLLENGDRNYQNPSTWTNAGSNFSSALEILKSSIGATGDIISVNSVRDKELWSPMLYCGEFDKDTVKSIPTTPNIQNYYKPLMCNHNEHSPPEAAIEATPETTPIRDVLYQQSRLPSINSTVVRALNSFGLDNLPRRNSSTPNSQPSSPLKKEGFIFPTEDIQSQSLVRRVDRMIMERNQITDSIKDENNVRSESKPIAAQIQLPNNPEILQTGDDDIIECDQQSNGSPCQTYEGGLHMPDSTSLKEFVMSVRTRRRYHSQCTPEKTINVTGQSTDSSPKKGPEFSLLSVRRANSCPEIKKTNGSSISSGTSPLQEETEEDHHGDGINISNGHVTSLPKKKSKNDINITNVQTVSTQTDHILPYEHLFYSIFPAYNNDPNNSGKNQQNIFNNQEDESLCLIEKYVRTSAIVLNHRHTAQSSDDVKLLQDQIALLTLQLQFERNRREVHAERNRRLLGKSRSSRAVDEHNSALKDQVLKLQIEIEDGTSGFEKLRQDSLKQVKDLKERVSHWQTECSKYQEETKEAKNKCLSLEQLYNGERLKTAEVTKQLSETKAELFNTLSELTIVQATANISKELKNTVINLQRELVMRGEMQSQQHDVVSHVNALRYDASNAMLSQESYKHNINELQNMLYHKSALLEASNARIADLELKLNNKNAFMQNGKCEIEKVKHQYNKKLSEVKEECRILKEIQCQNKEYKEEEESRKKFMEELPKFSSDLVMVDSNTSVSDQDANFRLSMMLADIGDNCDNIPVIPTTPK; this comes from the exons ATGATTGCTATGGAGGTAATGGAACTGTTCACATCGTTAGAATCCAACATTCCTAAAGAAGTAGAAGTTGTAAAACACAAATTTcatgaacaatttaatatcg taaaaGAACCATGGCTGTTAAATGGaatgtatgattattttatgtcaACTGGATCACAAAGAGCTGTAGAAGTATTAGTGGCTGTCAGGGAACCACATGACAAGTATCTTTttgatag GCTTGTTGATGGCTTACGAAGTACAAATCGTCTTCAAGCACTTACATTACTGGGTCACGTAGTAAAAAGACAACCAACATGGTTGATTAAAATTACAAACCATCATTTACTCAAGgaattaataaaacttttaaag tccgaaaatgaaataattactattactagTGCTTTACTTGCTCTTAATGTACTTTTGACTGTTATTCCTGCACTTATTTCTTCATTTCTACCTGATATTTTTGAAGGatttag TCGTTTGGCGGCTTGGAATACTTCTCAAAAAAACAAAGTTCCGGAAATACATTTATTCCATCttcaaatatcattatatgtattatttgttcagctatatagtatgtatccatgttcatttgttttatatttaaagcaaCAATATAGTACGCCTGATTTAGTTTTCACTCATACAATTAAA cccATGATAGAAACAATGCGTATGCATCCAAGTTTAATTGTAAGCAGCAAAGATGTGGAAACATCAGttcatag gtGGAAAAAAATGGAGCAACATGATGTTGTTATGGAATGTACAAGATATACTCTATTGGAAAATGGGGAtagaaattatcaaaatcctTCAACTTGGACAAATGCGGGGTCAAATTTTTCATCAGCTCTTG aaattttaaaatcaagtaTTGGAGCAACTGGAGATATTATTAGTGTTAATAGTGTCAGAGACAAAGAATTGTGGAGTCCAATGTTATATTGTGGTGAATTTGATAAAGATACTGTTAAATCTATTCCTACAACTCCAAATATACAg aATTACTATAAGCCATTGATGTGCAACCATAATGAACATTCACCTCCAGAAGCAGCTATCGAAGCCACCCCAGAAACAACTCCAATcagg GATGTTTTATATCAACAATCGAGGTTGCCATCTATAAACTCGACTGTAGTCAGAGCATTGAATTCATTTGGTTTAGACAATTTACCTAGACGTAATTCATCAACACCAAATTCTCAGCCTAGTTCGCCATTGAAAAAAGAAGGGTTTATTTTTCCTACCGAAGATATCCAATCACAGTCACTTGTTCGTAGAGTGGACAGAATGATAATGGAACGTAATCAG ataacAGATTCAATTAAAGATGAAAATAATGTACGTTCTGAATCAAAACCTATTGCAGCTCAAATTCAACTACCAAATAATCCTGAAATATTACAA aCTGGAGACGATGATATCATTGAATGTGATCAACAGAGTAATGGGTCACCATGTCAAACTTATGAGGGTGGATTACATATGCCTGATTCTACTTCTTTAAAAGAATTTGTAATGAGTGTTCGAACACGAAGACGTTATCATAGTCAATGTACTCCAGAGAAAACTATAAATGTTACtg GACAAAGTACTGATAGCAGCCCTAAAAAAGGACCGGAATTTTCATTACTTAGTGTTCGAAGAGCAAATTCATGTCCCGAGATTAAAAAAACCAATGGGAGTAGTATTTCTTCTGGCACTTCACCATTACAAGAAGAAACTGAAGAGGATCATCATGGAGatggtataaatattagtaatggCCATGTTACTTCACTACCA aaaaaaaaatcaaaaaatgatattaatataactaatgtACAGACGGTTTCCACTCAAACAGATCATATTTTACCTTATGAACATTTGTTTTATAGCATATTTCCTGCATATAATAATGATCCAAACAAta gtggtaaaaatcaacaaaacatttttaataatcaagAAGATGAGTCTTTatgtttaattgaaaaatatgtgcGCACATCGGCAATAGTTCTTAATCATCGCCATACAGCACAATCTAGTGATGACGTCAAATTATTGCAAGACCAAATCGCTTTGTTAACATTACAATTACAGTTTGAACGTAACCGTAGAGAAGTTCATGCAGAACGAAATCGTAGACTTTTAGGTAAATCAAGAAGTAGTCGAGCTGTTGATGAACACAATTCTGCTCTG AAAGatcaagttttaaaattacagattGAAATTGAAGATGGAACTTCAGGGTTTGAAAAATTGAGGCAAGACTCATTAAAACAAGTTAAAGACCTTAAAGAGAGAGTATCACATTGGCAAACGGaa tGTTCAAAATATCAAGAGGAAACTAAAGAAGCTAAAAATAAATGCCTATCATTAGAACAGCTTTATAATGGGGAGAGACTGAAGACTGCTGAGGTTACTAAA CAATTATCTGAGACTAAAGCAGAGCTGTTCAACACTTTAAGTGAACTAACTATTGTGCAAGCAACCGCTAACATTAGTAAAGAACTAAAAAATACAGTGATAAATTTGCAACGCGAACTAGTCATGAGAGGTGAGATGCAATCTCAACAGCATGATGTTGTTTCTCATGTAAATGCTCTTAGATATGATGCCAGCAATGCTATGTTGAGTCAAGAatcatacaaacataatataaacg agcttcaaaatatgttataccatAAATCTGCATTGTTAGAAGCATCAAACGCCCGTATTGCTGATTtagaattgaaattaaataataagaatgcaTTTATGCAAAATGGTAAATGTGAAATAGAAAAGGTTAAACaccaatataacaaaaaattatcagAGGTAAAAGAAGAATGTAGAATTTTGAAAGAAATACAATGccaaaataaagaatataaagaagaagaagaatcaagaaaaaaatttatggAAGAACTACCTAAATTCAGCTCTGACTTGGTTATGGTGGACTCAAACACTTCAGTGAGTGATCAAGATGCAAACTTTAGGCTTAGTATGATGTTGGCGGATATTGGTGACAACTGTGACAACATCCCCGTTATACCTACAACTCCAAa GTAA